The Thermosulfurimonas sp. F29 genome includes a window with the following:
- a CDS encoding TrkA family potassium uptake protein yields MPAFRRIGLGFLFLCILILIGVAGFAFFEHRSLFEAFYLTLMTLTTVGYGDIVPHTPAGRVLAIIVAFGGAGLFFYAVGVVSEIVLSEVFYNFFGRRQMEKKLASLKDHYIICGYGRIGKHICRLIAREVAFVVIENDPKVIRDLEREGYLFIQGDATNEEVLLKAGIEKARGVISVLRSDADNVYIVLTARSLNPRIFIMARADEEHVAKRLKQAGANKVFSPYLIGARRMALAILRPAVTDFLELTSPEANLDLQLEEMRLSRTSPLVGKDLVSSRIREISGAIILAVKKATGEMVFNPAPTYVLEPGDTLIALGRREGLSRLEKLASGER; encoded by the coding sequence ATGCCGGCTTTCCGACGTATCGGTCTGGGATTCTTATTTCTATGCATCCTTATCCTGATCGGGGTAGCCGGCTTCGCCTTTTTTGAACATCGTTCCCTTTTTGAAGCCTTTTATCTAACCCTGATGACCCTTACCACGGTGGGGTATGGAGATATCGTACCCCACACCCCGGCCGGGCGTGTTCTGGCCATCATAGTGGCCTTCGGAGGGGCGGGACTTTTCTTTTACGCGGTGGGAGTGGTAAGTGAAATTGTTCTATCTGAAGTATTTTACAATTTTTTCGGGAGGCGCCAGATGGAGAAGAAACTGGCCTCACTGAAGGATCACTATATTATCTGCGGCTACGGGCGGATCGGAAAACATATCTGTCGTCTTATCGCCAGAGAAGTAGCCTTCGTGGTTATCGAAAACGATCCGAAAGTGATTCGTGATCTCGAGCGGGAGGGATATCTTTTCATTCAGGGTGATGCCACCAACGAAGAAGTACTGCTCAAAGCCGGAATTGAAAAGGCCCGGGGAGTGATAAGCGTCCTTCGCTCCGATGCCGACAATGTGTACATCGTGCTTACCGCCCGCAGTCTCAATCCCCGCATCTTCATCATGGCCCGGGCCGACGAGGAACATGTGGCCAAGCGCCTGAAACAGGCCGGGGCCAATAAAGTCTTTTCTCCATATCTGATAGGCGCCCGGCGTATGGCCCTGGCCATCCTGCGTCCAGCGGTAACGGATTTTCTGGAACTAACCTCTCCGGAAGCCAATCTGGACCTCCAGCTCGAGGAAATGCGTCTTTCTCGAACCTCCCCTTTAGTGGGAAAGGATCTGGTTTCGAGCCGAATCCGGGAGATCTCAGGGGCCATAATCCTGGCAGTAAAAAAGGCCACCGGGGAAATGGTCTTTAACCCCGCCCCCACCTATGTGCTTGAACCGGGGGATACCCTCATAGCCCTGGGAAGAAGAGAAGGACTTTCTCGCCTGGAAAAGCTGGCCTCGGGCGAGCGATAA
- a CDS encoding phosphoheptose isomerase: MKKAALRRPTRMSEEEKQALVAKILAGDPSAFTEDPEEARKIAHRLGWVRAPERMRSRIEELRAFGEEIREQFEEVVWCGMGGSSLFPLALAEIFGPQEGYPGFTVLDTDDPETIAEIEETLSWEKTLFVIASKSGTTVETLSHYRYFWKAFEDRNIKPGPHFVALTDPGSPLEKEAREKGFLRVVHHPPDVGGRYAALTEVGMLPAALLGLDLERAISAAEEMFEASSPEIPWSYNLSAWLAQYMVEHFIHGKDKLTIMADPLLRPFALWIEQLVAESLGKNFLGIIPIVGESPGSPTVYGPDRYFVYLGLRGRENLYRRLFSDLREADFELKTYFLEDRYEIFAECVRWELAVALAGAFLGVNPFDEPDVVRTKRKTREILDTLRETGEFPVEFYLDEDTGIGFLYAETARIEYPRLTALIKKFFQDMSPWGYLALLAYLPPDPELEEIFRDFRTLIRGRRQCSTVFGFGPRYLHSTGQLFKGGTISGRFIIFTRKGRRPEQVIPGEGVTFWDLQFAQAYGDFRALEEAGRPVIHIHLTEDYREDLRKLYDIFEECLRL; the protein is encoded by the coding sequence ATGAAAAAGGCTGCATTAAGACGCCCAACGCGGATGAGCGAAGAGGAAAAGCAGGCCCTGGTGGCCAAGATTCTGGCCGGAGATCCCTCGGCCTTTACCGAAGATCCGGAGGAGGCCCGGAAGATTGCCCACAGGCTGGGGTGGGTGCGGGCCCCGGAGAGGATGCGCTCCAGGATAGAGGAGCTTCGTGCCTTCGGCGAAGAAATCCGCGAGCAGTTCGAAGAGGTGGTCTGGTGTGGTATGGGGGGATCGAGTCTATTTCCCCTGGCGCTTGCGGAAATCTTCGGCCCCCAGGAGGGATATCCGGGTTTTACTGTGCTGGATACGGATGATCCCGAAACCATAGCGGAGATCGAGGAAACCCTTTCCTGGGAGAAAACCCTCTTTGTTATAGCCAGCAAATCCGGAACCACGGTAGAAACCCTGTCTCATTATCGCTACTTCTGGAAGGCTTTTGAGGATCGAAATATAAAACCCGGGCCCCATTTTGTGGCCCTCACCGATCCGGGCTCACCGCTCGAAAAAGAGGCCCGGGAAAAGGGATTCTTGAGGGTCGTTCATCATCCTCCGGATGTGGGGGGACGATATGCAGCCCTCACGGAGGTGGGGATGCTTCCCGCAGCCCTCCTGGGGCTAGATCTGGAACGGGCTATTTCGGCGGCTGAGGAAATGTTCGAGGCCTCATCACCGGAGATACCCTGGAGTTATAATCTTTCGGCCTGGCTGGCTCAATACATGGTAGAACATTTCATCCACGGCAAGGACAAGCTCACCATCATGGCCGATCCCTTGCTGCGACCTTTCGCCCTATGGATTGAACAGCTGGTGGCCGAGAGTCTAGGTAAAAACTTTCTGGGGATCATTCCCATCGTAGGAGAAAGCCCGGGTTCCCCCACAGTTTACGGGCCGGATCGGTATTTCGTATATCTCGGGCTACGAGGGCGAGAAAACCTTTATCGTCGACTTTTTTCGGATCTGAGAGAGGCTGACTTCGAACTCAAGACCTATTTTCTGGAGGATCGTTACGAAATCTTTGCCGAGTGCGTACGCTGGGAACTGGCCGTGGCTCTAGCCGGGGCCTTTCTGGGGGTAAACCCCTTTGACGAGCCTGATGTGGTGCGTACCAAACGCAAGACCCGGGAGATCCTGGATACCCTTCGGGAGACCGGGGAATTTCCAGTGGAGTTCTATCTGGATGAAGATACCGGGATAGGATTTCTTTATGCCGAAACCGCACGCATCGAGTATCCCCGACTAACGGCCCTGATCAAAAAGTTTTTCCAGGACATGTCTCCCTGGGGATACCTGGCACTTCTGGCCTACCTCCCCCCGGATCCCGAACTTGAGGAAATCTTTCGCGACTTTCGGACCCTAATTAGAGGTCGCCGACAGTGCAGTACGGTCTTCGGGTTCGGTCCTCGCTATCTTCATTCCACCGGTCAGCTTTTTAAGGGGGGAACTATTTCCGGGCGCTTTATTATATTTACCCGCAAAGGTCGTCGGCCGGAACAGGTAATTCCCGGAGAAGGGGTAACCTTCTGGGATCTTCAGTTTGCTCAAGCGTACGGAGACTTTCGAGCTCTGGAGGAAGCCGGACGACCGGTTATCCACATCCATCTCACCGAAGACTATCGGGAAGACCTGCGCAAACTTTATGATATCTTCGAAGAGTGCCTGCGGCTTTAA
- a CDS encoding radical SAM protein, producing MPVFGPVRSRRLGLSLGVDLVPYKICSMDCVYCEVGRTTTLTLEIREYRPFKEISSALRRALEEKEFDVVTLTGSGEPTLNSCFPEVVELIREITEKPLAVLTNSTTLNVPGIFNALCESDYVLASLDAARPESLRRVNRPVPGLHPEALVEGLSRLRENMRGELWLEILLVKGINDQREDIEALRAAVERIRPHRIQLNTVARPPAESWAKPLSAGELMALSRELGAEVIAPRRVCRTREEIPEETEILAYLSRRPAPVEELAEAFGIPPEKIEKILKELVRRDLLKGHFFGRRIFYRINPEL from the coding sequence ATGCCCGTTTTCGGACCGGTAAGATCCCGCCGTCTGGGATTATCTCTGGGGGTGGATCTGGTGCCCTACAAGATATGTTCCATGGATTGTGTGTACTGCGAAGTGGGACGCACCACCACCCTTACCCTGGAGATCAGAGAATACCGCCCCTTTAAGGAGATATCCTCGGCCCTCAGGAGGGCTCTTGAAGAAAAGGAATTCGATGTGGTCACTCTCACCGGGTCCGGGGAGCCCACCCTGAACTCCTGTTTTCCGGAGGTGGTAGAGCTGATAAGGGAGATTACCGAAAAACCCTTAGCCGTCCTTACCAACAGCACCACCCTTAATGTGCCCGGGATCTTCAACGCCCTCTGTGAATCGGACTATGTGCTGGCCTCACTCGATGCCGCGCGCCCCGAGTCCCTGAGGCGGGTAAACCGCCCCGTTCCGGGACTCCATCCGGAAGCCCTCGTGGAGGGTCTTTCCCGGCTGCGTGAGAACATGCGGGGAGAGCTCTGGCTGGAAATTCTCCTGGTGAAGGGGATAAACGACCAGAGGGAAGACATCGAAGCCCTGCGGGCGGCGGTGGAACGCATTCGTCCCCATCGGATTCAGTTGAACACCGTAGCCCGTCCCCCGGCGGAATCCTGGGCGAAACCGCTTTCCGCGGGCGAACTTATGGCCTTATCGCGCGAGCTTGGGGCGGAGGTCATCGCCCCCCGCCGGGTTTGCCGGACCCGGGAGGAAATCCCGGAGGAGACCGAGATACTGGCTTATCTCTCCCGAAGACCGGCTCCGGTGGAGGAACTGGCCGAGGCCTTCGGAATCCCGCCCGAAAAGATAGAAAAGATCCTGAAAGAACTCGTGAGGAGGGATCTATTAAAGGGCCATTTCTTCGGCAGGAGGATCTTTTACCGCATCAATCCAGAGCTATAA
- the lnt gene encoding apolipoprotein N-acyltransferase, giving the protein MRWKSSPRMNGPSGPSESGRFPEKEKVRFLFPFIGGLILTLSFPETDLYPLAPLALVPLLEASRGNGFLRALGGGLLFGLTHFTTLLYWLPEVMTRFGGFSWPAAVGLHLLLCLYLGLYPALAVALTEKAGALKNPSLFGGLVFGTLWVIFEFLRGLGPLGFPWEPLGAVLAPNPYLIQPASFAGVYGLSFLVAFSGYALWGILGHGRRAQRLILCASTLWLLNALIGWYLISKGPSPMPMKVCLVQGNVSQNIKWSPGQERKNLEKYLALSRKLIPERPDLIVWPETAMTFVFPVDPLVKNLFSGIRTLGIPVLLGIPRVEVRSDGYVMKNSMVLVSSSGKVLGIYDKEHLVPFGEYIPFEQWLPWLRHFAVAAGNYVPGQESGVLRISGHRLGILICFENVFPGLSRKRVRAGADLLIVATNDAWFGRSAALAQHFYQSVLRAVETRRYVIQVGNTGLSGLIDPSGRVLTLGPINREWTACFGPQSQPKSPARRSGS; this is encoded by the coding sequence TTGAGGTGGAAATCCTCTCCGCGGATGAACGGGCCATCCGGGCCCTCAGAGTCCGGCCGCTTTCCGGAAAAGGAAAAAGTTAGGTTCCTTTTTCCCTTTATCGGTGGACTGATCCTGACCCTTTCCTTTCCCGAAACAGATCTTTATCCCTTGGCTCCGCTGGCTCTAGTTCCTCTTCTGGAGGCTTCCAGGGGAAACGGATTCCTGAGAGCCCTGGGAGGCGGACTCCTTTTCGGGCTCACCCACTTCACCACTCTCCTCTATTGGCTTCCCGAGGTAATGACCCGTTTCGGGGGCTTCTCCTGGCCTGCCGCGGTAGGCCTGCATCTTCTCCTGTGCCTCTATCTGGGTCTGTACCCGGCTCTCGCGGTGGCACTTACGGAAAAAGCCGGTGCTCTCAAAAATCCTTCCCTTTTCGGGGGCCTCGTTTTCGGCACCCTGTGGGTGATTTTTGAATTTCTGCGCGGACTGGGCCCCCTGGGTTTCCCCTGGGAACCCCTGGGGGCAGTCCTGGCTCCCAACCCCTATCTTATCCAGCCGGCCTCCTTTGCCGGAGTTTACGGGCTCTCCTTCTTGGTGGCCTTCTCCGGGTATGCCCTGTGGGGAATCCTGGGTCATGGCCGGAGAGCGCAAAGACTTATACTTTGTGCCAGCACACTCTGGCTTCTGAATGCACTGATCGGTTGGTATCTAATTTCCAAAGGTCCATCCCCTATGCCTATGAAGGTCTGTCTGGTTCAGGGAAATGTTTCCCAGAATATTAAATGGAGCCCGGGGCAGGAACGAAAAAACCTGGAAAAATACCTTGCCCTTTCCCGGAAACTGATTCCCGAACGACCTGATCTTATCGTATGGCCGGAGACGGCCATGACCTTTGTTTTTCCGGTGGATCCTCTGGTGAAGAATCTATTCTCCGGCATCCGAACCCTGGGCATTCCGGTGCTCCTTGGTATACCCAGAGTGGAAGTGCGTTCCGACGGATATGTAATGAAAAACAGCATGGTGCTTGTTTCCTCCTCCGGGAAGGTTCTCGGGATTTACGACAAGGAACATCTGGTCCCCTTCGGGGAATACATTCCCTTTGAGCAATGGCTTCCCTGGCTCAGGCACTTTGCGGTGGCCGCAGGGAACTATGTCCCCGGTCAAGAGTCGGGAGTGCTCAGGATTTCCGGTCATCGGCTGGGGATACTGATCTGTTTCGAGAATGTCTTTCCCGGGCTTTCCAGAAAACGCGTCCGCGCCGGAGCAGACCTTCTGATAGTGGCCACCAACGACGCATGGTTCGGGCGTTCGGCAGCCCTAGCCCAACATTTTTATCAGTCTGTTCTGAGGGCCGTTGAGACCCGTCGGTATGTAATTCAGGTAGGCAATACCGGTCTTTCCGGCCTCATAGATCCTTCCGGTCGAGTATTAACCCTGGGCCCGATCAATCGGGAATGGACGGCCTGTTTCGGACCCCAAAGCCAGCCGAAATCCCCGGCTCGCAGATCAGGATCGTGA
- a CDS encoding 3-deoxy-7-phosphoheptulonate synthase produces the protein MIIILKPEIGPESEEFKKIREYLSRFEGIRLHVAQYEGVTRKVIEIHLIGDTQRVPLEEVQALPGVERAIRVSAKYRRIGRHGTLEPFGFEYQGLRFDQDSFHIFAGLCAVDSRENAEAIFKALSEAGIVTARMGAYKPRTSPYDFQGLGKECLPWLFELAGKYGIRVIAMEVLAPHHIEEIHEALEQTGHPTGVMLQIGTRNAQNFELLRAVGSQTEFPVLYKRGMGLSLEESLNACEYIASEGNHRIVFCLRGVRTHLGDPHRNLVDFGHVPVVKRLTRLPVCVDPSHPIGSRAEAPDGIRDIYHVAAQGVIAGANMVLVEFHPRPEAALCDGPQALYLEELPRFLEHMRIAREAYLAMKKLAEKYRGKV, from the coding sequence ATGATCATTATTCTCAAACCGGAAATAGGTCCTGAAAGTGAAGAATTCAAAAAAATCCGGGAATATCTCTCCCGGTTCGAGGGGATTCGTTTGCATGTGGCCCAGTACGAAGGGGTTACCCGCAAGGTCATTGAAATACATCTCATAGGGGATACCCAGAGGGTCCCCTTGGAGGAGGTTCAGGCCCTCCCCGGGGTGGAGCGGGCCATAAGGGTATCGGCCAAGTATCGCCGGATCGGTCGCCACGGAACCCTTGAGCCCTTCGGTTTCGAGTACCAAGGCCTGCGTTTCGATCAGGACTCCTTCCACATTTTTGCCGGGCTCTGCGCGGTGGATTCCCGGGAAAACGCCGAGGCCATCTTTAAGGCCCTTTCCGAGGCCGGAATAGTTACGGCCCGCATGGGGGCCTACAAGCCCCGCACATCCCCGTACGATTTCCAGGGGCTCGGGAAGGAGTGTCTTCCCTGGCTCTTCGAGCTGGCCGGCAAATACGGTATCCGGGTGATCGCCATGGAGGTGCTTGCCCCGCATCACATCGAAGAGATCCACGAGGCCCTGGAGCAAACCGGACATCCCACCGGGGTGATGCTTCAGATCGGGACCCGTAACGCCCAGAACTTTGAACTGCTGCGGGCCGTGGGAAGTCAGACGGAGTTCCCGGTCCTTTACAAGCGCGGCATGGGACTCTCCCTTGAGGAATCCCTTAACGCCTGTGAATACATCGCCAGCGAGGGAAACCACAGGATCGTCTTCTGCCTGCGGGGGGTGCGCACCCATCTGGGGGACCCGCACCGCAATCTGGTGGACTTCGGGCATGTCCCGGTGGTAAAACGCCTCACCCGGCTTCCGGTGTGCGTGGATCCCTCTCACCCCATAGGTTCCCGGGCGGAGGCCCCGGACGGGATCAGGGACATTTACCATGTTGCGGCTCAGGGAGTAATCGCCGGAGCCAACATGGTCCTGGTGGAGTTTCATCCCCGCCCGGAGGCGGCCCTTTGCGACGGACCGCAGGCCCTCTATCTCGAGGAGCTTCCCCGGTTTCTGGAACACATGCGCATAGCCCGCGAGGCCTATCTCGCCATGAAAAAGCTGGCGGAGAAGTATCGTGGGAAAGTTTGA
- a CDS encoding type IV pilin protein yields MRSKGFTLVELMMVMAILAILAGVAITQYASYKNKTKAKDLITLAGACVQEILAHCVTDGNFSDPAALENCRTRNGTMWLDTISFTADPPFSSFSCNRTFAVTASAKIKGTDITYRATCIYDVSKEDISCSGPKEAP; encoded by the coding sequence GTGAGATCAAAAGGGTTTACCCTGGTTGAGCTTATGATGGTGATGGCCATCCTGGCCATATTGGCTGGGGTGGCCATCACCCAATATGCATCTTACAAAAACAAAACCAAGGCCAAGGATCTGATCACTCTAGCCGGGGCATGTGTGCAAGAAATTTTGGCTCACTGTGTTACGGATGGCAATTTTTCCGATCCTGCCGCATTAGAGAATTGCCGGACCAGGAATGGTACCATGTGGCTCGATACCATATCCTTTACCGCCGACCCTCCCTTTTCCTCTTTTTCCTGTAATCGGACTTTTGCGGTTACCGCCAGTGCTAAAATAAAGGGCACCGACATAACCTATAGAGCTACCTGTATTTATGATGTCTCGAAGGAGGATATCTCGTGTTCCGGTCCCAAAGAAGCTCCTTAG
- a CDS encoding prepilin-type N-terminal cleavage/methylation domain-containing protein: protein MRKPRKDRKEAGFTLVELMIVIAIIAILAAVAISQYSAYKNKAKAKDLVGFARACAMEIVTQCEADSSFNNATQLESCNLNNGTSKYLSNITIDASSFSGCNATFTITASGDLPNGDTYQAQCTYDVNNQDISCTAPRKQ, encoded by the coding sequence TTGCGCAAACCAAGGAAAGACAGGAAGGAAGCGGGTTTCACTCTGGTGGAGTTGATGATCGTTATCGCGATCATCGCTATTCTGGCGGCGGTGGCCATCAGTCAGTATTCAGCCTATAAGAACAAGGCCAAGGCCAAGGATCTGGTGGGATTTGCCCGGGCCTGTGCCATGGAGATTGTAACGCAGTGTGAGGCGGACTCTAGTTTCAATAACGCCACTCAGCTGGAATCGTGTAACCTTAATAATGGGACCTCGAAGTATCTTTCAAACATAACTATAGATGCTAGTAGTTTTAGCGGGTGTAATGCCACTTTTACCATCACGGCTAGCGGTGATCTTCCCAATGGGGATACCTATCAGGCTCAGTGCACCTATGATGTGAATAATCAGGACATAAGCTGTACGGCTCCCAGGAAGCAGTAG
- a CDS encoding type IV pilin protein, whose protein sequence is MFRSQRSSLGYEGFTLVEVLMVLAILAILASFSVAIYRHYFRSAFEVDPVQVLLAAKMAQEEYYADHDRYACQIEELAGFNDGTADNKYQLNSDKDARRRFYITANCTDNGTGYILTVKNDSNDPKWRIEWTLSCNATANVGECKPVQVSGSSTLGNIF, encoded by the coding sequence GTGTTCCGGTCCCAAAGAAGCTCCTTAGGCTACGAAGGTTTTACTCTTGTAGAGGTATTGATGGTGTTGGCCATATTAGCTATTTTGGCCTCGTTTTCTGTAGCGATTTATCGTCACTACTTTCGTTCGGCTTTCGAGGTGGATCCGGTACAGGTCCTTCTTGCGGCCAAAATGGCCCAGGAGGAATATTACGCCGATCACGACCGCTACGCCTGTCAGATAGAGGAGCTTGCCGGTTTTAACGATGGCACCGCGGACAATAAGTATCAGCTTAATTCCGACAAGGACGCGCGCCGACGCTTTTATATTACCGCTAACTGTACTGATAACGGGACCGGATACATCCTAACTGTAAAGAATGACTCAAACGATCCTAAGTGGCGTATAGAATGGACCCTCTCCTGCAATGCCACCGCCAATGTTGGAGAATGCAAACCCGTCCAGGTAAGCGGATCGAGCACCCTGGGGAACATTTTTTAA
- a CDS encoding exosortase C-terminal domain/associated protein EpsI, with product MSLQSFESKRIKQKIYLLIFISVSSLLLSYHKVIYNFLMLIKSPSNNYCLLIPFIFLYMCWEKKKVFDFSEFNPSYSGIFLLLVSSVFSLIGQLSSIETFLYFGLYLAIISLFLVLYGKKCKYLIFPFLVLFFSIPLPPFINRLLTFNLQLATSVLAEHIIRMFNMSVFREGNILDIGITRLQVAEACSGLRYFMPLILLSLLIGYYGLNTFLSRLVLFFFVLPVSILFNAFRISVIALFYNYSLKLWLREPYHSILGWLFFVLAVICFLFLLLLLRALENRLSISVKDKQSLSACIPSKPKRGFKFDLFLTVVIFCVLNIFVGLILWKLPGIDRVPPKKDLLAFPLKLNGCLGESIALSPNILKSLWADDYFYGIYHCNNTTGEIHLLISYYTYQTTRHTAHTPHSCLLGSGWDILKIKDRLLYLSNHQKIVVRYMWLKKGEYKLLATYFYFERGRILISPWKHKLYLLWDALSRHRTDGALVRIELYLSPQLSYSEAEKTLAKFIRLIWPELEKAIPQ from the coding sequence ATGAGTCTTCAATCATTTGAATCTAAACGAATCAAGCAGAAAATATATCTGTTAATTTTTATTTCTGTCTCTTCTCTTTTATTGTCTTATCATAAAGTAATTTATAATTTTTTGATGCTCATAAAATCGCCATCAAACAATTACTGTCTTCTGATTCCGTTTATTTTCTTATACATGTGCTGGGAAAAGAAAAAAGTTTTTGATTTTTCAGAATTTAATCCTAGCTATTCAGGAATTTTTCTACTATTAGTCTCTTCGGTTTTCTCGTTAATAGGTCAATTGTCTTCCATAGAAACTTTTCTTTATTTTGGTTTATATCTTGCCATCATTTCTCTATTTTTAGTTCTGTATGGCAAGAAATGCAAATATTTAATCTTTCCTTTCTTGGTTCTATTTTTTAGCATCCCTCTTCCTCCATTCATTAATCGATTATTGACTTTTAATCTCCAATTGGCTACTTCTGTTCTAGCCGAACACATTATAAGAATGTTCAATATGAGTGTTTTTCGCGAGGGTAATATTTTAGATATAGGAATAACTCGACTTCAAGTGGCAGAAGCCTGTAGTGGATTGCGTTATTTCATGCCTTTAATTTTGTTATCTTTGTTGATAGGTTATTATGGATTAAACACATTCTTGTCTCGTCTTGTATTATTCTTTTTTGTTCTTCCGGTTTCAATTTTATTTAATGCTTTTAGAATATCTGTAATAGCACTTTTTTACAATTACAGTCTGAAGCTATGGCTACGGGAACCCTATCATTCTATCTTGGGATGGTTATTTTTTGTTTTAGCAGTGATATGTTTTCTTTTTTTGTTATTACTTTTGAGAGCCTTAGAAAATCGTTTGTCTATTTCTGTAAAAGATAAACAATCTCTTTCTGCTTGTATTCCCTCAAAACCGAAACGAGGATTTAAGTTTGATTTATTCTTAACAGTAGTCATTTTTTGTGTACTCAATATTTTTGTAGGTTTAATTCTATGGAAATTGCCTGGAATAGATAGGGTTCCTCCTAAAAAGGATCTGCTTGCTTTCCCTTTGAAATTGAACGGATGTCTGGGAGAAAGTATAGCCCTCTCTCCTAACATCCTAAAAAGTCTATGGGCGGATGACTATTTTTACGGCATTTATCACTGCAACAATACCACCGGAGAAATTCATCTTTTGATTTCTTACTACACTTACCAGACCACACGGCACACTGCTCACACGCCCCATTCATGTTTGCTGGGGAGCGGATGGGACATTCTGAAGATAAAGGACAGACTTCTTTATCTATCGAATCATCAAAAAATAGTGGTAAGATATATGTGGCTCAAAAAAGGGGAATATAAACTGCTGGCTACATATTTTTATTTCGAACGCGGAAGAATTCTCATCAGTCCCTGGAAACACAAATTATATCTCCTGTGGGATGCCCTCTCCAGACACCGGACGGATGGAGCTCTGGTAAGAATAGAACTATATCTTTCCCCGCAGCTCTCCTATTCAGAGGCGGAAAAAACACTCGCAAAATTTATACGACTGATCTGGCCGGAACTGGAAAAGGCTATTCCTCAATAG